GCAGTTTGAATAGATAGATGTGGATATGGTCCATGCCTGCGTTTCCTTCTGTGTGTTATGTATAATAATGAATTGTGAACTAGGTGGGAAGGGAAGCTATTTACTATCAAGTCGTTGAGTCCAGCAGGCATCTAATGACAAACGATTTCTACCTCTCTCAGTCATGCATAGATATAACCATCAGTATGCCATATAGGCTCCCTTTTCTCATCTTAACCTTAAAGCATTTTGGCCGCTCTTATAACACACGGGGCCTTCCAGGAGAGGACACAAATACTCTAGAATTCTATCATCAAAATCGGAGGCGAAATTAAAATCACTCATTTTCTTCCTCCATCCAAGGAGCAGATCAATTTCCGTAGACTGGGTCGTGATATTTTCCGCCATCGGGTTTTCCCGTCTTTGGCACAGCACCTTAACTGCTTAGCAGCGGGGAGCCCGGGGCTTGGCTACACGCTTCGCCGGAGAACAGTTACTTCTGCCGTGCCGAGTTTATTTGCGCCTCGCTATGAGAATTGCCATCATTTACCCTACCCCGACACCtcccaaaaagaaaagaaatagaCAAGAGGGAAATCTAGAGAAGAATGAGAAAGGGAAATTGATTCTTTTTGATATTGCTGGAGACATTAGGTACCCAGTTTGgccatctttaaaaaaaaatggactGAATAAATTTCGTCTAAATAGGTGTTTTGAAGGCCTGTTGTTCATATGGGACTTCTATCGACACAGGCCTTCAGCATCCATGATGATGTACGATTTTCTTTTAAACTGATCAAATGATACCCTTAATTGTCCACCTCGTTACAAAGCCCATACCATTCATAGCTCCACATCACACCTGCTCCATTCGAATCTGAACTGAGAAGAGATTGACCCAGAGTCTTTGGGACTTCAGGGACTTTGCCTTCATTGTCTGTATGATCTTCTCACACCTTTTTGTCCCTGAAAGTTCACCACCCcccgctaccccccccccccccatcccccgcccctgccccctctcccttccccagtACCCCTTACCCATTCGGAGCAGGACAACCCTGCTGCTTACGTGACGGAGCGGGTCTGGTCTTAATTAAAACCATATTGAGAAACAGTGTAGGCTATATATCCAGCCCCCTTTTTCTCATCTTCCCCACTCACTCCATCACGGGACGAAGGAGTTGTGCAGTAGGCTATATGTAGGTTGAGGAAGTCAGAAAGTCCAACAACAGTTAGTAAAGTTTTAACCTGCGCGTTTGGAATTGACATTCTTTCAGTTGAAGCGTTTCCAATAAATAACGCTATGGCAGGATTGAAGGTAAGCGGTCATATTCTCTATTACATATACACATGTAGCTTTCATGAAATgacatgtatttatttgaatTTAGGTGCAAAAACATGCAAAAACAGCTCATGCTCTTAAAGCATAGGCTACTGAACGAATATGCTTCTTCGCATTTTAACTCCATTGTTCACAATTGATATATACTCCGGCACACAAGTCAAATGTATTGATCTTTGAGGATACTAAAGTCACATCTGCAATGTGTGCTAGAGCGGCATACTTCAAGGGGCGTTCCCtccaaaccaatcagagcgcttGATTTAGCAGCTGCCCAGATGTGATCTGATAGCTCCTGGCAGTTTAGCTTAAACCAAAGTTATGACGGTCAGTAAGTTGATAAATAACATGTTATGTGTAATGACATTCATTATGTTCCATGAAAGCAGACTGTATATATTCGTCCCTTATATAACTTTACGGTTTTTTAGGTGGTTAGCGCACAAATGGAAAACATACTCGTGCGCTTCTGCAAACCCACAATGACTCAGCAAAAtgcctttactttttcatgaACCGAGGAATAAAGGGGGTTGTTCCATGGCATCAGAACCACCTCGTAGGTGATCTAGTCCGGACAAATCTGCAAAGAAATCCAAGCTGTAAAAAAATACTGGGGATGGGAATAACCCAAAACATACAAATGTTGGGAGGCATATGAATGCAAGATATTCCAAATTTGACCAGCTGTTTTCTCATTTATATTGTGTGACCTCCAGTACATGAGTGGGTTTGGGAACGAGTTTTCCTCTGAGGACTCTCGCTGTCCAGGATCCCTACCTGAAGGACAGGTGACACAAACCAGTGCTCTAAGTGCCACATAAAGGCTTTAATATCACAACAGTTTAACACCACATTCAATATTTACACATACCACATAGATGTCTTCAACTACCTGTCTTGTGCCCCTGCAGAACAACCCTCAGGTATGTCCATATGGTCTATATGCTGAGCAGCTCTCTGGCTCCGCCTTCACCTGCCCACGGCCAGCCAATAAAAGGAGGTATCTGTTCTTACACTGTGacttctccatccttctctgttGTAGCATCTGCCCAATGTTTCAATAAAAAGCATCTAATGTAAGGTTGACTAatgtgcactcacaaacactcattCTTATCTGTTGTTACTGTTCTCCAGCTGGCTGTATCGTATTTTGCCGTCCGTCCGACACAAGCCGTATGCTGCAATGGACTGTGGAGACCTGACGGAGAACTGGAACGAAGTGGAACCTGATCCTAACCAGGTAGAAAGAGTTACACAGAgtcagaagagagacagagaaagagatagtaATATTCCTAAATGTCTTCCATAGATGAGGTGGCTTCCATTCACCATACCAAAATTCTCAGAGAAGAAAGTGGACTTTGTGATGGTAAAGTTGaattttttattatatatatatttgactgctgtttgtttttttctgtaaTGGAAATGCACCCTTTAGCAAGGCATTTGCTTGCCCTTAATGCTGAttagtccttgtgtgtgtgtggcagggtctACACACAGTGTGTGGTGCTGGAGACGCCAAGTCTCGTAACGGGATCGCCATCCACATGTTCACCTGCAACACCTCCATGACGGACAGGTGTGCCTATCTGGGACACTATCATTGACACCATAACTTACATTCTTCAATTATAAGATATCCACAGTCACCATAATTGTAAATAGAAAGGGCTGTCTACAATTTGACCTTCTCAGTTTCGTCtctatgttttagatgtttcaacAACTCTGATGGAGACTTTCTCATTGGTGAGTCAAATTCCCTTTAGAATGTTTTTGATCTGTAGTTAAAACTGAAATATTTATTTGGTTACTCTTTCTCTTATCTCTGTCCCTCATTCTTGACCTCTGTTTTCTAATGTATCTCAGTGCCCCAGCAAGGAGAGATCCTCGTCACCACAGAGTTTGGGAAGATGATGGTTGAGCCCAACGAGATCTGTGTTGTTCAGGTGAGCTTCTAACCGTTCCTCCACCCTCTGCTTTTCCATGTCATCATGTACCTGTCCTTCTCATCCTcactcccatctccctctgtgTTCCAGCAAGGGATGCGCTtcagtgtggatgtgtttggGGAGACCCGAGGCTATGTGCTCGAGGTGTACGGGACCCACTATGAGCTCCCAGATCTGGGACCTATAGGTGTGTGCatcacccccttccctcccttcctctaacTTGATCTGTCTTCTAACATACTTTACACCCCTCTTCTGACACCATCTGCTCTTATTCGCTTATATTCCATCATTTCCATCACCCCTTACCAATGATGTTTGTAGGAGCCAACGGGCTGGCCAATCCCAGGGACTTCCTGGTCCCTGTTGCATGGTATGAGGACCGCACAGTGGCCACAGGTTACACAGTCATCAACAAGTACCAGGGCAAGCTGTTCTCCAGCCAACAGGTGggttggcttgtgtgtgtgtctgtgtgtgtgcctgctactGTGGCACACGCAAACTACTACTCATGTGGCTTTGAATGATACAGTAAGGCACTTTTTACACATAAACTTCAAATGTTGCCTGTCACTAGCTAGAAGTTCATACACTGCATGGGTCCACTAATGCCCTGTGTTTGCATTGTTCCGAAGCATTAGCTAGTCACTAGGACCTACGTTTCAGAATAACATGACAGACCATACAAGGCCTGCTACTTACTAGCTGGATTCTTCTATTCGACTGCCATCCCCGATGATTTATTATAAAATGTCTAACTGTTCTTGGATCAGCAGGCTTCCATCTCAGCTCCCTTACCAGCCTTAATCACTCATAATTAGTTAACACATCCCGGAGTTACAGCCAGATACCTGCCTATCTGTTCATAGGAAGAAAAACGTTTCTTGAGTTAAGCGTTAATTTCAGCATATTTCACTCTGGAATGATTTCCCCCCCTGAAACGTCCTGTCAGGCGGGTAATTGGATCGACTCGTTATGTCTGTCAGGAGTTTTTTTTCCCACCGAGACAAAAATGGAAGGGTGGGGTGACGGGGGTAACCGTGGAAACAGTGTCCACATTCGTGCACAGTGACATTACTCATTACCGGAAAAGCATAGGCTACGGTCTGacacagcccccacccctcctccgtaATTCCCCTTTCCTGTCTTTTCTCCATCcattcatcatccctccatctttcatcTGGGTAAGAGCTGGGTGTTGGGGCTTGCACCTGACACCCCGTCCTGTGAGATACCCCAtctagagagacaggaaggtggggggcaggggtaaatggaaggtgggaggggcgggggctggGGTAAGCAGACTTCATCTGGGGAAAGGGCCTGCCGTCATCTTGTCCTGCTGTTTGTTCCCCCTGCAGGGAAACTAAATTGCTCAAATTAACTTATTATTTGCTTGACTGGGccaacatgtttgtgttttgtgttgtgggtgtgagagagagacaatgtgtgtgtgtgtgtgtgtgactgtttttctctctcatacagTTTTAATCAAGTCTGTTGGAGTTATCATAAGAAATATAATGTCCAAAAGATTACCTGCCTTGGGGACCCCAAGCTCCCACAATGCAGTGTGacattatgtctgtgtgtgtgtctgtgagagagcgagaggtgagCGCTTTCATATATACTAGTGTGTACTTGTCactagtgtgtgtcagtgtgtgtgtgtttttgtctgtgatGGAAGACAGAGGTCAATGCTGAAGGCAACAAGAGCTGTAATGAATTATATTGATTTTAGAGCTGCCATTGAATGTCTCTTTCACAGTGACATTATCAGAACAGAAGAGCTATATAAAATTGCTGTGGTTTTAACAATCAAGATAAAGAAATATCTCTACACTGtaactgtccctccctcccatctctccctaaGCCACAGCACAGAAAGCTGAAAGTTTGGGAAAGTTTGATTGTGAAGCCAATTACAGTAAAATACCTGGAATGGAGTATTTCAAAGAACAGGGTAAATAAAAAACGGAGAAAAAGATAGGAGACGCGTTGTGTTTCACAATCAACCCTTATCATCCTCTTGAGTTTTTCTTCGTGTCACAAAGTGCGGTGTCTGAAATTTTAAGATtacaaaaaaaatttttttccATTGTTCGTTTTTattccctccctcattctctctcacagatGCCAAATTTAAACCATTTTATCTGAGAGCAGCCTTCCTTATGtgatttgtatttgtgtgcttTTAGGATTTCTCTCCCTTTAACGTGGTGGCCTGGCATGGTAACTACACACCGTACAAATATAACCTGGACAACTTCATGGTCATTAACTGTGTGGCCTTCGATCATGCGGTGAGTTTTCGTGATCACACACGTGTGTCACACACTGTGGGTTgtcgcttcacacacacactcacccttccCTTCTGTCTGCACACATCAGGATCCTTCCATCTTCACCGTGCTTACAGCCAAGTCCAATCGCCCGGGAGTAGCCATCGCCGACTTTGTCATCTTCCCTCCGCGCTGGGGTGTGGCTGATCGCACCTTTCGCCCCCCCTACTACCACCGTAAGACGAGTCACACTCCTCTTCTGTTCCATATACTAAGATTTAGTCGCAGTACTGGCTCAACAGGCTCAGACAAGTCATTCTATATCATTCCGACTAACATGGCCATCTAGTGACCGTTTGAGATACTTTCACAGTGATGTCAGAGCTCCCCCTGCCTCACGTTTCAGGTAACTGCATGAGTGAGTTCATGGGGCTGATCAAGGGTCACTATGAGGCCAAGGAGGAGGGCTTCCAACCAGGAGGGGGCAGTCTCCACAGCATGATGACCCCACACGGGCCAGATGGAGACTGTTTCGAGAAGAGCAGCACGGCTGCTCTCAAACCAGAGAGGGTGGCTGAGGGGaccatggtaacacacacactttgttagAGCTCAGTGCCAGTATATGGTGGGAGCATTTTCAAcgtatttgttttgtatgtgtgacGTTTTCTCACAAATCTCCAGGCGATCACATGTatatttctccctcctcctgccaggCCTTCATGTTTGAGTCCTCCTTCAGCATGGCGGTGACTAAGTGGGGTCTGGAGACATGCCAGAGGCTGGACAAGAGCTACTACCAGTGTTGGGAAACCCTCCGCAGTCACTTCAACCCAAACTGGAGGCCCAGCAAACAGTAGAAGAATATAAGAGTATACTGACACACAGTGGTTGGCTGCCATCAATAAGGTTTGCAGCTAATAAAGGGATAATTAAATGTGTATTGATATGTTTAATAGATGGCCACAATTCCAAAATGTTTTGATGAATTTAAATGTTCTATAATACAGAGAATTTTAAATAAATCAATTTGGATCCCACCTTATGAAAAAGGCATGTATAAGCCAGACATGCTTTACTTGGTCAGTCAACATTGGTCTACTTTTGATTCAAGACTGCTTTTTCATTTAAACAATATATTTAATTCCATCTTTTAATATTAGTTACATAGGTTTGACATAATTTCTATAACACTACATTGGAAGGATGTGAATCGCCCTGACTCAGTATGACAGGCTGAACGTGGATTGGTTGTGGGTCCCAGCCTTAATCGCCGCCTCCTTGTTGTCCTGGAAACAGAGGGTTAGCGTTAGCACAGTCGCCATGACAACACTGTAACATCCCCTTCTCTGCAGCCCGACTCTCAGCGTGTTTATAATATGAATGAAT
Above is a genomic segment from Osmerus mordax isolate fOsmMor3 chromosome 15, fOsmMor3.pri, whole genome shotgun sequence containing:
- the hgd gene encoding homogentisate 1,2-dioxygenase; protein product: MAGLKYMSGFGNEFSSEDSRCPGSLPEGQNNPQVCPYGLYAEQLSGSAFTCPRPANKRSWLYRILPSVRHKPYAAMDCGDLTENWNEVEPDPNQMRWLPFTIPKFSEKKVDFVMGLHTVCGAGDAKSRNGIAIHMFTCNTSMTDRCFNNSDGDFLIVPQQGEILVTTEFGKMMVEPNEICVVQQGMRFSVDVFGETRGYVLEVYGTHYELPDLGPIGANGLANPRDFLVPVAWYEDRTVATGYTVINKYQGKLFSSQQDFSPFNVVAWHGNYTPYKYNLDNFMVINCVAFDHADPSIFTVLTAKSNRPGVAIADFVIFPPRWGVADRTFRPPYYHRNCMSEFMGLIKGHYEAKEEGFQPGGGSLHSMMTPHGPDGDCFEKSSTAALKPERVAEGTMAFMFESSFSMAVTKWGLETCQRLDKSYYQCWETLRSHFNPNWRPSKQ